The Lathyrus oleraceus cultivar Zhongwan6 chromosome 5, CAAS_Psat_ZW6_1.0, whole genome shotgun sequence genome includes the window CACGAAAGAGGATATTTAAACGCTTTGAATCTGGTGTTAGACTAGCGAAAGTCGGCAGCACCTTTAAATTATTTTTTCTACATTAAACAATTTTGTAAGTAATTAAAAGAGTTTAATTTTCAAAAACATAATTTTGCTCTTTAACACGTCGACCACACGAAAGCGGCTAGTATAAATTTTAGGCTAAAACTTAGTTCCGACAGCGCGAAAGCGAGAATATCATTTAAGTTAATTCATTTTATTTACGAGAAAATTTTGTCCCAACTTAATTATAATTAATGACTTAATTGAGCACTAGAGGTCGACGAGAGTCATATTCTAGTCTCCCGTCTTATAAATTATTTTTACAACTTAGTTTAATTCCTTTGCACTTAAAACTATTATAGATTTACATATCAACAATAGATAATAGATAATGGTAGGTTGATAATTGGTCTATGTGGGTTCGATAGACTTTTATATTACCACGATATTTATGTGCACTTGCGGATCTGTCACTCATTCTGAAATCTAAATTGAAGAATCTTTTACATTACACCAACAATTGAAGAGTGGTTAAGATCAAGTATTGTTCACCCACTGTTGATAATGAACAGAAGATTAAGTTCAATAAGATTGAGCTGAAGACGATCTAGATGTAAGTGTTATGTGGAGTACATTTCATCGTTACACAACTAAGGATCCAAATGAGATGGATGTGACACTTGCAAGATCAACTATCAATATTATAAAGAGGATGAAATGTCTTGTACTATCTGTTCGTGATGAACTGTCAAGTTAATATTATGTTGCATCTAAGTTATGTTAATGTTTTATATTTGTGTTTAAgttatattatatattttatgTATGTGATAATAAAGATCTATGTTAAATTTATATTATGAAATTTGTGTTTGTGATACCATAGAGATGAATCTGAATTTCAATATCCAGACAAACCCCTAAGACATTATTGGTTGTGTATTATGTATAATAACAAAGGGGTGAATTTGAAGTTCAATATTCAGAGAAAAAAATCACTGAGAATATATTGGATATGTATTACGTGATATCATAGAGGCGAATCCATATTTCAATTTTCGGACAAATTATTTACTTGTCTTTGATGTGGTTCTGATATTGGGTTTGTAATGTTGGGGTGCATTCGAATTTAAAATTCTAGAAGATGCGAAAACGGTATTTTTAAATTTCCACCAAGATGTGTGAGTAATGCATGGGGTGTAATGAACAATTCCCAATTTTAAAATGGTTAGGGATATCTATTACACTCTTAAATAACGCTTAAACTCAGACGAATCTACATGGCACGCCCCACTTGATCCTTTCATCCCCACAAGTGGGGTAATATGATCAAAAtacttttaattaaaaaaaataaaattattgtgatttttaattttttattacCTGTGGAATTTGTTGCCCAGTGTACCAAAATTTCCGTAGGAAATACGTTACCAGCAAATTTTTCTACAAAATTTGAAATATATGCATTTTAACCAAATTTTTAAAAgattaattataattttttagTTGTTTGATTTTTTTACCTGCAAAATTTGCTATGGGTTGTAGAAAAATTATGCAAGCAATATGTTACTTCTAAAAGATCGATATCTATATATTTTCActgtatttttttaaaaatatgaTTAAAAAATATATTGGATATTTAATATTAATATCGATTTTTTTTCAATTGAGaataatttttttacaaaaataagGATATATTAGAATATGCGAGGGTGTTAGAATCAACTTGGGTGGCAGGTAAATTCGTCTTCATTTCATGTGCAACAATTCTAATAGTTACATGTATCTCTTGTGAAGCCAAAAATCAGTTTCTAAATAATTTGGTTCTCATGTGAGTAGATAGCTTGAAAAACACGTAACAGTTATATCTATGGCGGTAAGGATATAATCAAATACAATGAATCAGTGGTGGTGTAATCCAAATACACAATGAAAAGATAAAATCATATGGGAAACGTAGTGAAGTTTTAAAAGTATTATGTATTTAACCTTTTTGTTAATAAATGAATAATGTGAAGAAATTATGAACTTCAATTATAGATTAAAAAAACACATGTAGCAGCTAATACAAACACTTTTGAGTCAACTTTGAGTTATGTACAATTTAACAAGATAATACTTTACTATAAATGAGGAAAATTTGAAGTTACCAAACAACAATGAAATATAATATGCTCAAACTATGCCTATGTATAACATATTTCCAACAAAATGTCTCACTAGTATAGTAACAAGAATAACCCGTCGCAAAAATGGAATACCAGATGAACACAACTTCAATTCATACTTAGCTTGATCAACCTTCTCCGGTCATTATAAAGATGTCAAATTCTGAAGAATCAAGTGTAGGCAGGGATTAAAGAAAGAATTAACCAATACCGGAACCATCTTGGGCAAGTGTTTCGTTTGAGGGAACAAAAACGTATGCATCGTTTTCCATATCTTCAACTGCTTCAATCTGCTTTTGCTGCAGCAACTGTTCTGAATCATGTTCTTGGAACACCTCAGACTGTAATGAGGGAGCTATATTCTTCGTATGTAGCCATGTCAGTTCCCACAAACTATTGTCCCCTAAACCAGTTCTATCCACTAGTATGCCTTCTGATTTCATAACAACCATCGCGTTCTTCAGAAGCTCGGGAACAAGCAATTGAAGCTTCTCGCTTCTCCTTCCTCCTATTTTCACCTTCGCGTATTTTTCTGCATGCGTTAGAACGTCGACCCATAGTTTGCAGAAAACTTCAAGCTGCGATAGTTCTTGGAGTAATTGGAGGAAAACTTTAAATAATAGCTTCAAGGCAAGAACGAGAGTTTCTTCAATGTCCGTGTAGTCCTTTTGAGAGCGTGTCTGAGAAATATCAAGCAGGTCGTTCAGCAAGGTGAAGATCACTTGGTCGAAACACTGTAACCATAAATCACATGGGTGGTGAGTTTCGACAACTTCTGTCATACACTTCTGCAAAGATAGCAGCGCATGATTTCTAACCTCCTCTCTTTGATCCAAACATACTTTCCTTAGTCCTTGTACTAACCTCAACCACATTTCCCCAATATCCTGCAACATCTTTTCCATTTCCTCTTCTTTTGCCGCTTCCTTTGCATCGCTAGTCCACTTTTGTAAACAGTTGAAAGAATCTGCCATAAGATCTAGTGAAAGAATGGACCGATCCACCAGTCCTACACGAGACTCGGCAAACTGCCTCGCAGCATCTATGCAGAGAATATAATTAGCAGGGAGCAAGCGAGTTCCATCAGACATAATATATGACAGCGTATCAAATCCAATCCCGGATGCCTCCAAGTGTCTAGCAGTGACAGAAAGTAGTGACGTAATTGTCCGCCATCCTAAATGAGATCTAATGCGAGACGCATTTGCCTTAACAAGTCGGCTGACTTCCCGGGTAATCTGCTCATAGTATGCATCTGCAACTAGTGCATCAAGCTTCAAGATAAGTTGCAGGGACTTCAAAAGTTCGTCGGCCATGTCCTCTTTATAGGGAAGTAAGCGATGACAAATCCTTAGAAGTCCGAAAACAGCCTTTTCTACCAGTGCACATGGCATCACGGTTGATCTAACTATATTAGATATGTGCTCATAAACACCTTTCCATATAAGCCCAATCCTATCCCTGTTATTCAGAGTGATTGTTACCAGTAATTCCAGGCAGAAAACTGCAGTGTCTTCATTCTGAGATCTTTTGTTCCCCTTCTGAGACTGAGCTCCAGCATTGATGAGTGATCTTACCAGCTGCAATAAGGATTCAGCCTGCAGGAATTTACTTTCACTGAATATGTTGTCGATGTGACATTTTTGAATTGTTTGTACAGCTTGCTGATGGGCGGCTAGTTGTTCTTCGGTTGGTATTGCTCTTGGCTCATCAGTGGCAAGAGATAATAGTTGACTAAACCTGCTCAATAACCCTGAGGATTTCTTTGGAGTGCTAATATATTGAAGACGAGTTGATGATAAAGAATGTAAATTAAGTTTCCCATGTACAGTTTTTGTAGAAATCTCTGACTCGTCAACTGCATCACTGGCCAACTGAGTAGGTAGAAGACCTAACTTGTGCAATCTTAAGATGCAATCAAGAATATTCCTCCAACCGGTGCGGATGTAATCACCATACCTAGTTGCAATAGTGAAAACTGTTTCAGTTACCATTCGTGCTTTTGTGTCATCTCCAAAGGCTAGGACAGATTCCTCAACCGATAATGGATCCAAAATGGTGAAGAACTTGCAGAGGCACACGATCAGATCATCAAGAACATTTTCAAGATGATAGTAAGCCGATATCTTTGCAATAGCTAAGAATCCATCCATACATGTTTGGTATACCTCTTCGTTTTCAGCATTATCAAATACCACAGAAACAGCAGCGATTGTTGGGCCTGACAATATAACAAACATATCATAATCCAGGTATGCTTGGCAATCAGATATGATGTATGGAGCAGTTGTTTTTGACTTGTGTATTAGAGAAATCCACCGACTTGGGCTCAAACCAGGAGATCCAAAGCCTGATTCAGGTGTTGTGCGGATTTCATTTTTACAAATTGAATGGTAAATCTCAGACAGAAATTCTCGAGGTAGATCGTTGCCGCCATTTATATGCCTATTATTCCTGATAAAATCTGCTTCCGTCATCTTCTTTTTTACCTGCACATTGTGCTGATCTGTATTAAGCATTATAATGGAGTATGACAACACGAGTGCAGCATCCTTGTTAGCTAGGATATCTGGTGACTGTTCATAATATCTCTCAGAAAATGCTTCAAGCACCCTATGTATCTTCTGTGATTCTCCGGGCAGCCTAAAAGTCTCCAAAAATATTCGCAGGGCTGTGTCTAAGGTTAGATCTTGAAAATCAAATGTTCTAGCAAATTCAGGAAGAACCTGAACACATAATTCATCATGGTTTCCTAAGAAATCACCAATGACGTTTTTATCTAACCCAGCGGTGAATCTAAGAAAACAGGCAACACTTTGAGGATCAAGTTTGTCAGGCAAAAGATGTGTTCCTTGGAGAAACTCAAGGCCTTTTTTAGCATCACGATTGAAGTGATCAGCTCCAGTCATCAATCTTCTCTTGAAGTACTTTCTTCGGCGGATAAAAGGAACCCAATCATTTGGATCACTAAAATTTTCACACTGCTCCAGCCAGAATGGAATGTATTCTTCTAAATTCACTGGAGAATGTTCTGAACTGACAAATCCGTTACCTATCCTATCTGCCATTCCCTGCATTACAGCAATTAGACCATCCAAAGCAAGAATATGCATGGAAGATAATGGGTTATTTACTGGAAAAGCACTCTTGGACAACAAATTAGCAATATCTTCAAAGACATTACTGCAAGTAATGTCACAATCAAAGTTAATAAACATCTCCACCATGAATGTCTTTTGTCTGCACAAATCAACAAGTGCCTCCATCAAAACCTCCTGTTGCTGATATGAAGCCCCGTATTTGCTTTGTGCAAGCCTCAAAATTATACAAGAAAAAAATGCTTCTAGCTGTAATTTCAGTTCTGTCCGAAGATGGTGATACAAATTGAGAACAATGCTACATACCAATGAAAGTACAAGAGGACTCATAGACAAACCGAATTGCATGAGAATATGGAATACTTCATCTTGAATTAAACTCAGCAATCTAGGGTGATGGCGAAAGGAAGGCCCTCCCAACTCAATGGCTGAATTAATCAAAGTTAAGGCAAAAAGAGGCACATCTTCATCAAATGTTAGTGTATTTGATCTAGGATTCATTCCCATATGCTCAACAACATTCAACAAAGAGCACAAGAAATGAAATATCTCAACCATACAGGGAACTCCATATGGTTCAGTCATGAGCTGCAATTCTTGTAGATCACTCTCCTTGTCACTGCTAGCAGTAGCACTGTTTTCGGCCATTACAGTTTCTGTACCAATATATGCAGTACTAGAAGCAAGGCTCGTGGACGATGGTTGACCATCATATGCAGAGTTCAGGCTCCCATTTTCGAATTGTCTGCTTGCTGAAACTTGCTCATTATTTAGCTCACAGGTCTGCAAAAAAGATGAACATATCAATACAATTATCGAATTTATGCACGTGTTGTCCTGGTTCTCATAGTTCAGTTTTGCACCATCAAAATTTTAATGTTAATAAATTTATTAAATTATTACCTTTAAGATTTACAGACTTTATTGTACAAATATCAGCATTCGTAAATTGTAGTAATCTTCACATCTTCTCTACCTCTAACCAGTAACGATACATATACATCTTGAGAAATGTCTTTGTTTCTCACATCTTCTCTTCTTTTTTATGAGGTGCATGAACGTGATGTAAGACAAGCGGGGAGTATATACAATTTTGTTACAATTTActtttttaataaatattttgaAAACTACTTTTCCTCCGTCCCTTGTAATTTCCACATAATATACCTAGAAGATTTCTAGGTCATCTACCTAACCCCCTTTCTTATTTTTTCTGTCATGCGCATCCGAGGAGGAAAAGAGGAAGAGAGGTTTAAgttcattattttattttaagcTGTACTTTAGACTAAAGAGCCAGGTATATAATAACTAATAAGCTATTCAACACTGTGTGCATTTAACTTTACGGAAATTGATACACGTTAATAAAATATAGAGTAAAAACTAGGGAATTTTTCCTCTTCAACAATCCACCCTTCCCCAAAAAGGAGTCTCCATTTTTCTTCCATAACATTTAACAAAATAGTCACGTCACACCAAAAAGGAGAAAGGTAACACGTATCTTATACCTCTTGTTCTGAAGTGGTGGTCCCATTTATAGATAAATTCTCTGCAATGTCAATCTTTTGAAGGTGGGAGAATATACACCTAACAAGTTCATGCATTGTATATCGAGCTATCCGCTGCAACAGCTCACCTTTGCTTCCTGCTTGATGAACTATACGGAAGCAAGTATTCACTATAGTGCAAATGTGTTGGTTACTAAGTATTACAGATGCTTTACTTTTCACACAAGCCAGAAGAACTTGTAAAATCTTCATCAATACCACTTCTTCTGATCCAGGATCCGTCACCTCAAATCTACAACTTGTGACAGCATCAACCACCAAGTCCATGGTATCAACAACATTGACTGTATTTTGATCAATCACATCCAGAGTTAAGATCTTGTACACCGACGACAGAGCAACACCAGTAATCGGTGCGCCAGTTTCATCTGATTGAATCACATCGAGAAAAGGTTGGAGATATAACGCAGGGTTGATGGAATGCCATTGCTTCTGCCATGAAAAAATCTGTCTTCTCAGTGTCTTCAAAGACTGAACGAGGAAGTGCTCCGACTGGTCATCATCCGACATATAATGAACTCCCCATCTAACATTTCTTCGCATTACCGCCAAAACAGAACCAATTTCTGCATTGATCATGCATGCTATAGTAGTTTTGTTAGGATATCCAGCACCACATTGCTCCGATTGATCCTCTACTCCATCGAGACCCGCTGGCATTTGCATCTTTAAATGTCCCATTTTGCCAAAAGGATCGGCTTGACATTTACTAGAAGAATGCAGAGATGAACAAAAGCCCTATGAAAAGCAAGACAAAAAATAAACCAATAAGTACTGCAAGATAAGTGCATACGCCTAGTGAATACGTAAGAGATCATATATATATACAAACACAGTTTAAGTCAATTGAGATGGAATTCATAATACAAATCATATATGATGATAGGATAATAGCCTTAGATCTGACATTGAATCTCATCCATCTAATCGACCAAATTTCCCTAAAAAATCCTACTTTGGGATCAAAACGATGATCTAATCCAATGGCATAACATAACCCGTTTCtgaaattaaactaaaattataCAAAAGGGTCAGAGAAAAAAACAATCTTGAGAATGACGATGAAACGACGAGAACTTACAAAGAAAGTGGGTTTGGGGCATAAATCGGAGCTGGTGAAGTTACATTATTTGGAGTGTGGAATTGGAAATCATGGTTGCTTTGTGTTGTGCCACTTTCTTCACGAGAAGCTTCCCTCGCTGTTCTTGATGAgatcttcttcttcttcctctgTCTTTGAATCTGTAATTTGGATTTGGAATTGCTTGTGTTATACCCTTCACAAATTACTATAGAAATCTATGCTTTTGctatttttcatttttttatgtgTGTTTTGCTTCAGACATCATCGTCATCACGTATTCATATTCATACATATAGTATCTGATTGCGATTATGTGTTTAGTCTATCTTATGTGGTTGATctatataaaaaaatatatatgtcTTTGAACCTTAGTTTATTATAttattaaattttcaaaaaaaaaaagttaTGAGTTTTGATCAATTTAAAAAGAATTTTAAAATATGTGGATTGATTTAAACACATCTTTTACAATGTAGTGTAAATAAATATCATGTCAAAAAATTTGTATCAAATGTGATTGAGATCATTGGTGACTAAAAGAATTTATAGAATTgaattattataaatatttaaattttgaatttaaaGAGGTTGGGTTTGTTTGATAGTCCAAGTgatgaaaaaaaaagaaaaatatgTTTTAAGAATGTCAAAAACTAAAACATCCGAAAAAGTAGTTGGAAAGTCGACGAAAGACGTTGGAGCAACGAAGAGGTTGTTCGGCGGCCACCCCGCTAGAGCCAACAGGGCTAGAACTACGAATGTGGCAGTCGCTACAACGATGATCGATGATAATCGTGTGGCATCAGCTTGTCAATGGCAAGTCCAATCAAGGGTCCTCGATTAGTGGAATTGGTTCCGGGAGTTTACAAGTATCGTGTTTGGTCGTTCCTATTTGCGGATCTATTCGATAATGGGTCATATTTTCTTCCATTATAGATTTGTTGGGTTTCAGTCATAAATATGTATCACTATCAATACTCTTAGAAGGACTTGAAGAAAGAAAGAGGGAAAATGGTAATCTTACTAGGGAACTTATAAAGTAACTTATAGAGTTAAATGgtagaatttttttgaaattaaaggaATTTTGGAAAGCCTTTGGAGATATCTAAATAAACTAGAGAACACTTCTAAACATATTAGATTTGTGTGATTTATATAGAGAGAGTTTGAGAGATTAGTGAATATTTGGATAGAAAATAATGTTTGTTCTTAAAAATTTATGTGATTATTTACTTGTAACTTTTTTTGTATTCTCTTGTTACAATTACTACAAGTACAGTGAATCTTAAAGTTTGTTCTTTCCTCTATAATAGATCACTTTATCGAACTAGATAAACGAGTTCTTTGTGTTCTCGTCTTTTATCTTCATCTTTCTTAATGTAGATTTACCTGCACTAATGGTAGGTTATTTTGTTGTTTGGGGCAATTTATTTTGATTGTCATTGTTCTTTGTCTCACGCATAGTTACTATCAATAAAACTATTATTATTCTTAGATTTCATAGCTTGATATGATTGAACTTTTCAATTTCAAAATAAATGAACCTATCATGGGGAAAATGTGTTAAATTTACAAGTGAGCACCATGAGTACTAAAAGAGCTTTTTAAGAGACGACTATTTTGTATTTGGAAAGTGAAGATACAAGAAATATTAACTTTAAAGAAGTGTGTTTAAGCATTGAAAGGTGAGACATcaatgcatgcacaccaaacacAAGCAGAGAAGATCGAGATGGTAGAGAAGGCCAAAAACATCATTATTTTATGCCACATGAATAAAGTTCTAAGGAAAGTTGTCAGAAAGAAACTTAGGGATGACAATAAGAAAGGTTTGGGAAGAGTATTATAGCACTTGTCCTCATGCCCGAGTTTTGAAAACATCCTCGTACCCGAGCCCATACTCACGTGGGCGCCAATATGTATACCCGTAATTATACTCTATGACTACCTAAGTACTCATACCCGTACCCGTTACCCGCATTTTTAGTAAAAATAAATCGAACAATTATAACATATATTATCTTTTTAAGTTTTTAACAACATTAATAAAAATCAAAGATTTTATTGTTGAATTATGAAATCAACATACATTTAT containing:
- the LOC127083853 gene encoding ARF guanine-nucleotide exchange factor GNOM — protein: MGHLKMQMPAGLDGVEDQSEQCGAGYPNKTTIACMINAEIGSVLAVMRRNVRWGVHYMSDDDQSEHFLVQSLKTLRRQIFSWQKQWHSINPALYLQPFLDVIQSDETGAPITGVALSSVYKILTLDVIDQNTVNVVDTMDLVVDAVTSCRFEVTDPGSEEVVLMKILQVLLACVKSKASVILSNQHICTIVNTCFRIVHQAGSKGELLQRIARYTMHELVRCIFSHLQKIDIAENLSINGTTTSEQETCELNNEQVSASRQFENGSLNSAYDGQPSSTSLASSTAYIGTETVMAENSATASSDKESDLQELQLMTEPYGVPCMVEIFHFLCSLLNVVEHMGMNPRSNTLTFDEDVPLFALTLINSAIELGGPSFRHHPRLLSLIQDEVFHILMQFGLSMSPLVLSLVCSIVLNLYHHLRTELKLQLEAFFSCIILRLAQSKYGASYQQQEVLMEALVDLCRQKTFMVEMFINFDCDITCSNVFEDIANLLSKSAFPVNNPLSSMHILALDGLIAVMQGMADRIGNGFVSSEHSPVNLEEYIPFWLEQCENFSDPNDWVPFIRRRKYFKRRLMTGADHFNRDAKKGLEFLQGTHLLPDKLDPQSVACFLRFTAGLDKNVIGDFLGNHDELCVQVLPEFARTFDFQDLTLDTALRIFLETFRLPGESQKIHRVLEAFSERYYEQSPDILANKDAALVLSYSIIMLNTDQHNVQVKKKMTEADFIRNNRHINGGNDLPREFLSEIYHSICKNEIRTTPESGFGSPGLSPSRWISLIHKSKTTAPYIISDCQAYLDYDMFVILSGPTIAAVSVVFDNAENEEVYQTCMDGFLAIAKISAYYHLENVLDDLIVCLCKFFTILDPLSVEESVLAFGDDTKARMVTETVFTIATRYGDYIRTGWRNILDCILRLHKLGLLPTQLASDAVDESEISTKTVHGKLNLHSLSSTRLQYISTPKKSSGLLSRFSQLLSLATDEPRAIPTEEQLAAHQQAVQTIQKCHIDNIFSESKFLQAESLLQLVRSLINAGAQSQKGNKRSQNEDTAVFCLELLVTITLNNRDRIGLIWKGVYEHISNIVRSTVMPCALVEKAVFGLLRICHRLLPYKEDMADELLKSLQLILKLDALVADAYYEQITREVSRLVKANASRIRSHLGWRTITSLLSVTARHLEASGIGFDTLSYIMSDGTRLLPANYILCIDAARQFAESRVGLVDRSILSLDLMADSFNCLQKWTSDAKEAAKEEEMEKMLQDIGEMWLRLVQGLRKVCLDQREEVRNHALLSLQKCMTEVVETHHPCDLWLQCFDQVIFTLLNDLLDISQTRSQKDYTDIEETLVLALKLLFKVFLQLLQELSQLEVFCKLWVDVLTHAEKYAKVKIGGRRSEKLQLLVPELLKNAMVVMKSEGILVDRTGLGDNSLWELTWLHTKNIAPSLQSEVFQEHDSEQLLQQKQIEAVEDMENDAYVFVPSNETLAQDGSGIG